A genomic stretch from Caulobacter sp. FWC2 includes:
- the fghA gene encoding S-formylglutathione hydrolase gives MTVETLSTHRVHGGTLRYCKHASVSTGTPMKFTVWMPDGQGPFPYLVWLSGLTCTEDNFTVKSGVYAYAAKHGVAIVAPDTSPRGEGVADDPAYDLGQGAGFYVDATQAPWSPHFQMYSYVTKDLLEAVDGAFPLDPARRGIFGHSMGGHGALTLALRNPDLFKSVSAFSPIVSPLNCPWGDKAMTAYLGPDRAAWRAHDACALIEDGAGAAFDDILIDQGLADSFLENQLKPELIEAAAEKAGRKVTVRRQEGYDHSYFFITTFIGEHVAFHAERL, from the coding sequence ATGACCGTCGAGACCCTCAGCACCCACCGCGTCCACGGCGGAACCCTGCGCTATTGCAAGCACGCGTCCGTCAGCACCGGCACGCCGATGAAGTTCACGGTGTGGATGCCCGACGGTCAGGGGCCTTTCCCGTATCTCGTCTGGCTGTCGGGCCTGACCTGCACCGAGGACAATTTCACGGTGAAGTCGGGCGTCTATGCCTATGCGGCCAAGCACGGGGTGGCGATCGTGGCGCCGGACACCTCGCCGCGTGGCGAGGGTGTGGCCGACGATCCGGCCTACGACCTAGGGCAGGGGGCGGGCTTCTATGTCGACGCTACCCAGGCCCCGTGGTCGCCGCACTTCCAGATGTATTCCTACGTCACCAAGGACCTGCTGGAGGCCGTCGACGGCGCCTTCCCACTGGACCCGGCGCGGCGGGGGATATTCGGTCACTCGATGGGCGGCCACGGGGCGCTGACCCTCGCCTTGCGCAATCCGGACCTCTTCAAGTCGGTCAGCGCGTTCTCGCCGATCGTTTCGCCGCTGAACTGCCCGTGGGGCGACAAGGCGATGACCGCCTATTTGGGACCGGACCGCGCCGCCTGGCGCGCCCACGACGCCTGCGCGCTGATCGAGGACGGTGCCGGCGCGGCCTTCGACGACATACTGATCGACCAGGGTCTGGCCGACAGCTTCCTGGAAAACCAGCTGAAGCCCGAACTGATCGAAGCCGCCGCCGAGAAGGCCGGCCGCAAGGTCACGGTGCGCCGCCAGGAGGGCTACGACCACAGCTACTTCTTCATCACGACCTTCATTGGCGAGCACGTGGCGTTCCACGCTGAACGCCTCTGA
- a CDS encoding zf-TFIIB domain-containing protein, with amino-acid sequence MPLLMCPNCDGSMQAVQRASVEFDMCPRCRGVWLDRGELEKLMSLEREETQAIYNEPRPYTRPDHHHDQHKRYDDDDDDRYRRAGQNGQKKKRFDLFDIFD; translated from the coding sequence ATGCCCCTTCTGATGTGCCCCAACTGCGATGGCTCCATGCAGGCCGTGCAGCGCGCCAGCGTCGAGTTCGACATGTGCCCGCGCTGCCGAGGCGTCTGGCTGGACCGGGGCGAACTTGAAAAGCTTATGAGCTTGGAGCGCGAGGAGACGCAGGCGATCTACAACGAGCCGCGTCCCTATACGCGCCCCGATCACCACCACGATCAGCACAAGCGCTACGATGACGATGACGACGATCGTTATCGCCGCGCGGGCCAGAACGGTCAGAAAAAGAAGCGCTTCGACCTGTTCGACATCTTCGACTGA
- the grxD gene encoding Grx4 family monothiol glutaredoxin, translating into MTDVASSPALDFIAKTVAENPVVVFMKGVPDQPRCGFSSVVVQILDHLGVEFIGVDVLQDDDLRQGVKTFTDWPTIPQLYVKGEFLGGSDIIREMFQSGELKTLFVDQGLIAT; encoded by the coding sequence ATGACCGACGTCGCCTCCTCCCCCGCCCTCGACTTCATCGCCAAGACCGTGGCCGAGAATCCGGTCGTGGTGTTCATGAAGGGCGTGCCGGACCAGCCGCGTTGCGGCTTCTCGTCGGTCGTCGTCCAGATCCTCGACCACCTCGGCGTCGAGTTCATCGGCGTCGACGTCCTGCAGGACGACGACCTGCGCCAGGGCGTCAAGACCTTCACCGACTGGCCGACCATCCCGCAGCTCTATGTGAAGGGCGAGTTCCTGGGCGGCAGCGACATCATCCGCGAGATGTTCCAGTCGGGCGAACTGAAGACCCTCTTCGTCGACCAGGGCCTCATCGCGACCTGA
- a CDS encoding BolA/IbaG family iron-sulfur metabolism protein, giving the protein MPMSHAELEARLTTAFPDSEIVLTDLAGDNDHWKARIVSPAFAGLNRVRQHQLVNKALADVLGGTLHALALETAAPAE; this is encoded by the coding sequence GTGCCCATGTCCCATGCCGAACTCGAGGCCCGCCTCACCACGGCCTTCCCCGATTCCGAGATCGTGCTGACCGACCTGGCCGGCGACAACGACCATTGGAAGGCCCGCATCGTCTCGCCCGCCTTCGCCGGCCTGAACCGCGTGCGTCAGCACCAGCTGGTCAACAAGGCCCTGGCCGACGTCCTGGGCGGGACCCTGCACGCCCTGGCCCTCGAAACCGCCGCCCCCGCCGAATAG
- the rpsD gene encoding 30S ribosomal protein S4 — MSKRHSAKYKIDRRMGENLWGRPKSPVNQRSYGPGQHGQRRKQKVSDFGLQLRAKQKLKGYYGNLTEKQFSRTYEEAARRKGNTSENLISLLESRLDAIVYRAKFVPTVFAARQFVNHGHVTVNGKRVNIPSYRCKAGDVIAVREKSRNMALVLEAVASNERDFAEYVSVDAKGLSATFVRAPELSEVPYPVKMEPNLVVEFYAS; from the coding sequence ATGTCCAAGCGCCATAGCGCCAAGTACAAGATCGACCGTCGCATGGGTGAAAACCTGTGGGGCCGTCCCAAGTCCCCGGTCAACCAACGCTCGTACGGCCCCGGCCAGCACGGCCAACGCCGCAAGCAGAAGGTTTCGGACTTCGGCCTGCAGCTGCGCGCCAAGCAAAAGCTGAAGGGCTACTACGGCAACCTGACCGAGAAGCAATTCTCGCGCACCTACGAGGAAGCTGCTCGCCGCAAGGGCAACACCTCGGAGAACCTGATCTCGCTGCTCGAGTCGCGCCTGGACGCCATCGTCTATCGCGCCAAGTTCGTGCCGACCGTGTTCGCCGCCCGCCAGTTCGTGAACCACGGCCACGTGACCGTGAACGGCAAGCGCGTGAACATTCCGTCGTACCGCTGCAAGGCTGGTGACGTGATCGCGGTCCGCGAAAAGTCGCGCAATATGGCGCTCGTGCTCGAAGCCGTCGCCTCGAACGAGCGCGACTTCGCCGAGTACGTGTCGGTCGACGCCAAGGGCCTGTCGGCCACGTTCGTCCGCGCTCCGGAACTGTCGGAAGTTCCGTATCCGGTAAAGATGGAACCGAACCTGGTCGTCGAATTCTACGCTTCGTAA
- the htpX gene encoding zinc metalloprotease HtpX, which produces MNHFKTYMLLAGLTALFMGAGYLIGGPTGMLIALAFAVALNAFSYWNADKIVLRSYGAQEVDESHPEPLIRHYVTDVVEMAQRAGLPRPRVTVIQSDQPNAFATGRDPAHAAVAATTGLLSLLTRDEIRGVMAHELAHVKNRDTLTMTVTATIAGAISALANFAFFFGGSRDEERPGGMIGAIAIAILAPIAAMLVQMAISRSREYQADRIGAQIGGDPAALARALEKIEAYARGGYVNYEAERNPATAHMFIINPLNGKGADSLFSTHPSTRNRVEALMRLGVGQGTAARRPEPVQTLVPPSQGRNTGPWG; this is translated from the coding sequence ATGAACCACTTCAAGACCTACATGCTGCTGGCGGGCCTGACCGCGCTGTTCATGGGCGCCGGCTATCTGATCGGCGGTCCCACGGGAATGCTGATCGCCCTGGCCTTCGCCGTGGCCTTGAACGCCTTCTCGTACTGGAACGCGGACAAGATCGTGCTGCGCAGCTATGGCGCGCAGGAGGTCGACGAGAGCCATCCCGAGCCGCTGATCCGTCACTATGTGACGGACGTGGTGGAGATGGCGCAGAGGGCCGGCCTGCCCCGTCCGCGCGTGACGGTGATCCAGAGCGACCAGCCCAACGCCTTCGCCACCGGCCGCGACCCGGCCCACGCCGCCGTCGCCGCCACCACGGGCCTGCTGTCCCTGCTGACCCGCGACGAGATCCGGGGCGTGATGGCCCACGAGCTGGCCCACGTGAAGAACCGCGACACCCTGACCATGACCGTGACGGCGACCATCGCCGGCGCGATCTCGGCCCTGGCCAATTTCGCGTTCTTCTTCGGCGGTTCGCGAGACGAGGAGCGGCCGGGCGGCATGATCGGCGCGATCGCCATCGCCATCCTGGCCCCGATCGCCGCCATGCTGGTGCAGATGGCCATCAGCCGGTCTCGCGAGTACCAGGCTGACCGCATCGGCGCGCAGATCGGCGGCGACCCGGCGGCGCTGGCCCGCGCGCTGGAGAAGATCGAGGCCTACGCCCGCGGCGGCTATGTGAACTACGAGGCCGAGCGCAATCCGGCCACGGCCCACATGTTCATCATCAACCCGCTGAACGGGAAAGGCGCGGACAGCCTGTTCTCGACCCACCCGTCGACCCGCAACCGCGTCGAGGCCCTGATGCGTCTCGGTGTGGGGCAGGGGACGGCAGCGCGGCGTCCGGAGCCGGTCCAGACGCTCGTCCCGCCTAGCCAGGGGCGGAACACAGGTCCCTGGGGCTAA
- a CDS encoding GAF domain-containing sensor histidine kinase, which translates to MYSIDSDIAAIGRIDVVPKILDVVCRTTGMGFAAVARVTGERWVACAVKDDIAFGLKPGGELELTSTICDEIRLSGVAVVIDHVAEDPDFRDHHTPAQYGFQSYISTPIRCDGQFFGTLCAIDPDPARLRTPEIIGMFELFADMIGSQLEIQQRLARSQAALLDAQATSELRDQFIAVLGHDLRNPLAAIDGGVRLLNKTPLNERGTWVVGEITKSVARMADLIDDVLDFARGRLGGGIGIERRENLGLAESLEEVVNELRTGNPTRVVISDIRLSQAPAVDIGRINQLLSNLVGNALTHGAKDQPVRIEALDEGGVFRVSVANGGAPIPADTAQRLFQPFVRISSAPTQGGLGLGLYIASEIARAHGGTLTVTSDEHETRFTFAMPIAGT; encoded by the coding sequence TTGTATTCTATCGACAGCGACATCGCCGCGATCGGCAGGATCGACGTGGTCCCCAAGATCCTGGACGTGGTGTGCCGCACGACGGGCATGGGCTTCGCGGCCGTCGCCCGGGTGACCGGCGAGCGCTGGGTGGCCTGTGCGGTCAAGGACGACATCGCCTTTGGCTTGAAGCCCGGCGGCGAACTGGAACTAACCAGCACCATCTGCGACGAGATCCGCCTGAGCGGCGTCGCGGTCGTCATCGACCATGTGGCCGAGGATCCCGACTTTCGCGATCATCACACGCCGGCCCAGTACGGTTTCCAAAGCTATATCTCCACGCCGATCCGCTGCGACGGGCAGTTCTTCGGCACGCTATGCGCCATCGACCCGGATCCGGCGCGCCTGCGCACGCCCGAGATAATCGGCATGTTCGAGTTGTTCGCCGACATGATCGGCAGCCAGCTGGAAATCCAACAGCGGCTGGCGCGTAGCCAGGCCGCCCTGCTGGACGCCCAGGCCACCTCCGAGCTTCGCGACCAGTTCATCGCGGTGCTGGGCCATGACCTGCGCAATCCTTTGGCCGCGATCGATGGCGGCGTGCGGCTGCTGAACAAGACCCCGCTGAACGAGCGCGGAACCTGGGTAGTCGGCGAGATCACCAAGAGCGTCGCCCGCATGGCCGATCTGATCGACGACGTGCTGGACTTCGCGCGCGGTCGCCTCGGCGGCGGCATCGGGATCGAGCGCCGCGAGAACCTGGGTCTCGCCGAATCCCTCGAGGAAGTGGTCAACGAACTGCGGACGGGGAATCCGACCCGCGTTGTCATCAGCGACATCCGCCTCAGCCAGGCTCCGGCCGTCGACATCGGCCGGATCAATCAACTGCTGTCCAATCTTGTCGGCAACGCCCTGACCCACGGCGCTAAGGACCAGCCGGTGCGGATCGAGGCTCTCGACGAGGGTGGCGTGTTCCGCGTGTCGGTGGCCAATGGCGGTGCGCCGATTCCGGCGGATACCGCCCAGCGCCTGTTCCAGCCGTTCGTCCGTATCTCCTCGGCCCCGACCCAGGGCGGGCTGGGCCTGGGGCTCTACATCGCGTCCGAGATCGCCCGCGCCCACGGCGGGACCCTGACGGTGACGTCCGACGAGCACGAGACTCGCTTCACCTTCGCCATGCCAATCGCCGGAACCTGA
- a CDS encoding S-(hydroxymethyl)glutathione dehydrogenase/class III alcohol dehydrogenase, translating into MKTRAAVAFEAKKPLEIVEVDLEGPKFGEVMVEIKATGVCHTDAYTLDGLDSEGIFPSILGHEGAGVVVEVGPGVTSVAVGDHVIPLYTPECRQCKSCLSGKTNLCTAIRATQGKGLMPDGTSRFSYKGQAIAHYMGCSTFSNYTVLPEIAVAKIRRDAPFKTACYCGCGVTTGVGAVTNTAKVEPGANAIVFGLGGIGLNVIQGLKLVGANMIVGVDLNPDRESWGRKFGMTHFVNPKTIDGDLVQHLVALTDGGADYTFDATGNTTVMRQALEACHRGWGESIIIGVAEAGKEIATRPFQLVTGRVWRGTAFGGARGRTDTPKIVDWYMDGKIQIDPMITHVLPLEDINKAFDLMHAGESIRTVVTF; encoded by the coding sequence ATGAAAACCCGCGCCGCCGTCGCTTTCGAAGCCAAGAAGCCGCTGGAGATCGTGGAAGTCGACCTGGAAGGGCCGAAGTTCGGTGAGGTGATGGTCGAGATCAAGGCGACCGGCGTCTGCCACACCGACGCCTACACGCTGGACGGCCTGGACAGTGAAGGCATCTTCCCCTCGATCCTGGGCCACGAGGGCGCGGGCGTGGTGGTCGAGGTCGGGCCGGGCGTCACCAGCGTGGCCGTTGGCGACCACGTGATCCCGCTCTACACGCCCGAATGTCGCCAGTGCAAAAGCTGCCTTTCCGGCAAGACCAACCTCTGCACGGCCATCCGCGCCACCCAGGGCAAGGGGCTGATGCCCGATGGCACCAGCCGCTTTTCGTACAAGGGCCAGGCCATCGCCCACTATATGGGCTGCTCGACCTTCTCGAACTACACGGTGCTGCCCGAGATCGCGGTGGCCAAGATCCGCCGCGACGCGCCGTTCAAAACCGCCTGCTACTGCGGCTGCGGCGTGACCACGGGCGTCGGCGCGGTGACCAACACCGCCAAGGTCGAGCCGGGCGCCAACGCCATCGTGTTCGGCCTGGGCGGCATCGGCCTGAACGTCATCCAGGGCCTGAAGCTGGTCGGCGCCAACATGATCGTCGGCGTCGATCTCAACCCGGACCGTGAATCGTGGGGCCGCAAGTTCGGCATGACCCACTTCGTCAATCCGAAGACCATCGACGGCGATCTCGTCCAGCACCTAGTGGCCCTGACCGACGGCGGGGCCGACTACACCTTCGACGCCACCGGCAACACCACGGTCATGCGCCAGGCGCTGGAAGCCTGCCACCGCGGCTGGGGAGAGAGCATCATCATCGGCGTGGCCGAGGCCGGCAAGGAGATCGCCACCCGCCCGTTCCAGCTGGTCACCGGCCGCGTCTGGCGCGGCACGGCCTTCGGCGGCGCGCGCGGCCGCACCGACACGCCCAAGATCGTCGACTGGTACATGGACGGCAAGATCCAGATCGACCCGATGATCACCCACGTCCTGCCGCTGGAAGACATCAACAAGGCCTTCGACCTGATGCACGCGGGCGAGAGCATCCGGACCGTGGTGACGTTCTAG
- a CDS encoding serine hydrolase produces the protein MRLRSVVLAASLAGLMTTPAHAATDYRKLDAEIDRLLTISKVPGLAVAVIDNGKVAHVVAKGVRNAKGDPLTTDTIMYAASITKLTFAYYVLMLVDDGKLDLDKSIAEYLPKPLPNYPRYADLGVDERWKTITLRRLLTHSSGLADQRFYDPENKFRFNLEPGTRYAYSNEGINLAQFVIEESLGLKVGDEMNRRIFQPLGMTRSSMIWRDDFKANLADGLHEDGKWEEHDDRSSVKAAGSLDTTISDMAKLTAALVSGWGLSAKTRAELDKASFPIVSESQFPPFLIRDNPANAKIGLAAGIGVVVYDGPQGHAFYKGGHNDITDNHLGCVEKGKRCVVLLSNSGVGQRLYPTLAKMVLGDLGTPWAWEYSRQLPIAP, from the coding sequence GTGCGTCTTCGTTCCGTTGTCCTGGCCGCGTCGCTGGCCGGCCTCATGACCACACCCGCCCACGCAGCGACCGACTACAGAAAGCTCGACGCCGAGATCGACCGTCTACTGACCATCAGCAAGGTCCCTGGCCTAGCCGTCGCCGTGATCGACAACGGCAAGGTCGCTCACGTGGTCGCCAAGGGCGTGCGCAACGCCAAGGGCGATCCGCTGACGACCGACACGATCATGTATGCGGCGTCGATCACCAAGCTGACCTTCGCCTACTACGTCCTGATGCTGGTCGACGACGGCAAGCTCGACCTGGACAAATCCATCGCCGAGTACCTGCCCAAACCGCTGCCCAACTATCCGAGATACGCCGATCTCGGGGTCGACGAGCGCTGGAAGACGATCACCCTCCGCCGTCTTCTGACCCACAGTTCGGGCTTGGCCGACCAGCGGTTCTACGATCCGGAGAACAAGTTCCGGTTCAATCTGGAGCCGGGCACGCGCTACGCCTATTCCAACGAAGGCATCAATCTCGCGCAATTCGTCATCGAGGAAAGCCTGGGTCTGAAGGTCGGCGACGAGATGAACCGCCGGATCTTCCAACCCTTGGGCATGACCCGCTCCAGCATGATCTGGCGCGACGATTTCAAGGCCAACCTGGCCGACGGCCTGCACGAGGACGGCAAGTGGGAGGAGCACGACGACCGCTCCAGTGTCAAAGCGGCCGGCTCGCTCGACACCACGATCAGCGACATGGCCAAGCTGACGGCGGCCCTGGTGTCGGGCTGGGGTCTGTCGGCCAAGACCCGCGCCGAGCTGGACAAGGCGAGCTTCCCGATCGTCAGCGAGAGCCAGTTCCCGCCGTTCCTGATCAGGGACAATCCCGCCAACGCCAAGATCGGCTTGGCCGCCGGCATCGGCGTGGTGGTCTATGACGGCCCGCAAGGCCACGCCTTCTACAAGGGCGGCCACAACGACATCACCGACAACCACTTGGGCTGCGTCGAGAAGGGCAAGCGCTGCGTCGTGCTGCTGAGCAACAGCGGCGTGGGACAACGCCTCTATCCGACCCTGGCCAAGATGGTGCTGGGCGACCTGGGAACGCCTTGGGCGTGGGAGTACAGCCGGCAGCTGCCGATCGCGCCTTAG
- a CDS encoding M20/M25/M40 family metallo-hydrolase codes for MIRLSRLLAIFAAAAVLSVATSAPAFAGPGDKAVDDIRTLSADDMQGRAPGTPGSEKARAYILSRFAQIGLSPIGDKFEQSFEFAKRDGTKVQGTNLVARIKGTKPGKAMVVSAHYDHLGVRNGEIYNGADDNASGVAGLLAVAEAFKAKPPRHDVIFAVVDAEESGLRGAKAFAAAPPVPLESIALDVNFDMLSKNAKNELYVSGASPFPFLKPILVKVAATAPVTLKLGHDTDADGKQNNWTNQSDHYAFGEKGVPWVYFGVEDHPEYHKPTDDFATVPQDFFKRSVATVIQASLALEKNLNDVAKASGR; via the coding sequence ATGATCCGTCTTTCTCGCTTGCTGGCGATCTTCGCCGCCGCCGCTGTTCTTTCCGTCGCCACCTCCGCGCCGGCCTTCGCCGGCCCCGGAGACAAGGCTGTCGATGACATCCGCACCCTGTCGGCTGATGATATGCAGGGGCGCGCGCCTGGCACGCCGGGTTCGGAAAAGGCGCGGGCCTACATCCTGTCGCGGTTCGCGCAGATCGGTCTCTCGCCGATCGGCGACAAATTCGAGCAGTCCTTCGAGTTCGCCAAGCGCGACGGGACCAAGGTCCAGGGGACCAACCTGGTGGCCCGCATCAAGGGGACCAAGCCGGGCAAGGCCATGGTCGTCTCGGCCCACTATGATCACCTGGGCGTCCGCAATGGCGAGATCTACAACGGCGCGGATGACAACGCCTCGGGCGTGGCGGGCCTGTTGGCCGTCGCCGAGGCCTTCAAGGCCAAGCCGCCCAGGCACGACGTGATCTTCGCGGTGGTCGACGCCGAGGAGAGCGGTCTGCGCGGGGCCAAGGCCTTCGCCGCCGCCCCGCCGGTTCCGCTGGAGAGCATCGCGCTCGACGTCAATTTCGACATGCTGAGCAAGAACGCCAAGAACGAGCTCTATGTCTCGGGCGCTTCGCCGTTTCCGTTCCTGAAGCCGATCCTGGTCAAGGTCGCCGCGACCGCGCCGGTCACCCTGAAGCTGGGCCACGACACCGACGCCGACGGCAAGCAGAACAACTGGACCAACCAGTCGGACCACTACGCCTTCGGCGAGAAGGGCGTTCCCTGGGTCTATTTCGGCGTCGAGGACCATCCCGAATATCATAAGCCCACGGACGATTTCGCGACCGTGCCCCAGGACTTCTTCAAGCGATCGGTCGCGACGGTCATCCAGGCCAGCCTGGCGCTGGAGAAGAACCTCAACGACGTGGCCAAGGCTTCGGGGCGCTAA
- a CDS encoding thioesterase family protein, with product MSRVFVPPSDAYSLTFEPKASDIDANGHVNNVVYLGWAQDLAIAHWEAWATEEQRAPWSWIARRHEIDYRRELLPGETATGYTWVGELKGPRFERYVRIDGPDGEMCAQSRTDWVLIDIAAKRPARVLPWMIERFTPKG from the coding sequence GTGAGCCGAGTCTTCGTCCCGCCTTCGGACGCCTATTCCCTTACCTTCGAGCCCAAGGCGTCGGACATCGACGCCAACGGCCACGTCAATAACGTGGTCTATCTGGGCTGGGCGCAGGACCTGGCCATCGCCCATTGGGAAGCTTGGGCGACCGAAGAGCAGCGTGCGCCCTGGAGCTGGATCGCGCGCCGTCACGAGATCGACTACCGCCGCGAACTGCTGCCGGGTGAGACCGCCACCGGCTACACCTGGGTCGGCGAGCTGAAGGGTCCGCGCTTCGAGCGCTATGTCCGCATCGACGGCCCGGACGGCGAGATGTGCGCCCAGAGCCGCACTGACTGGGTATTGATCGACATCGCCGCCAAGCGCCCCGCCCGCGTCCTGCCCTGGATGATCGAGCGCTTCACGCCGAAGGGGTGA
- a CDS encoding ATP-binding protein — MSPAVWKDRIFKTAPTVALIVGAAMAVDYVVNILLLKAPEVYTPFTTLLVSLVVATPLAYWMTRQRLRLERLRDDLSASLDARQKAIEEADRRRAEAEKAESLYRLLGDNLTDHVALWSPTGERVYSSPSIQRITGYTLEEFMALPPQAMVSKAAFDSVQKLIGGLTPGGPPATADYECTRKDGSSIWLESAYSLLGDGSGILLVTSRDITERKRLELDIAKALELAETASAAKSDFLANMTHELRTPLTAIIGFAEVLRRSRGLNQTAARQVGHILDASNTLLSVVNDVLDFSRLEAGGLELDPAPFDPAAMASSCAALVEERAVAKGLVIKVKTGRGLKPMNLDGPRLSQVLLNFLSNAVKFTAHGEITVALSQKVEDGAAILRGAVTDTGIGIAPEHLDNIFDRFSQADAAVSRRFGGTGLGLAISRRIVERMDGQIGVDSVEGQGSTFWFEVRGPLAELAAPEADAAPPLDGEAGVRLLLVEDNAVNRELVKAMLEPFGVEVETANDGVAGVEAMRQGQFDLVLMDVQMPVMDGLTATREIRAMEGARGAATPIVAMTANVLPEQIATCLAAGMDDHLGKPINPTKLLEAVARWSGRTHTKP; from the coding sequence ATCAGCCCGGCCGTCTGGAAAGACCGGATTTTCAAAACCGCGCCGACGGTCGCCCTCATCGTGGGCGCCGCCATGGCGGTGGACTACGTCGTCAACATCCTGCTGCTGAAGGCGCCCGAGGTCTATACGCCGTTCACGACCCTGTTGGTCTCATTGGTTGTCGCCACGCCGCTGGCCTACTGGATGACCCGTCAGCGCCTGAGGCTGGAACGGTTGCGCGACGACCTGTCCGCCAGTCTCGACGCCCGGCAGAAGGCCATCGAGGAGGCGGACCGTCGCCGGGCTGAAGCCGAGAAGGCCGAAAGCCTCTACCGCCTGCTGGGCGACAACCTGACCGACCACGTGGCCCTGTGGTCCCCGACGGGCGAGCGGGTCTATAGCTCGCCCAGTATCCAGCGGATCACGGGCTACACGCTGGAAGAGTTCATGGCTCTGCCGCCCCAGGCCATGGTCAGCAAGGCCGCTTTCGACAGCGTCCAGAAGCTGATCGGCGGCCTGACGCCCGGCGGTCCGCCCGCTACGGCCGACTATGAGTGCACGCGCAAGGACGGGTCGTCGATCTGGCTGGAGAGCGCCTACTCGCTGCTCGGCGACGGATCCGGGATCCTGCTGGTCACCTCCCGCGACATCACCGAGCGCAAGCGGCTGGAACTGGACATCGCCAAGGCGCTGGAACTGGCCGAGACGGCGTCGGCGGCCAAGTCCGACTTCCTGGCCAACATGACCCACGAGCTGCGCACGCCTCTGACCGCCATCATCGGCTTCGCCGAGGTGCTGCGCCGCTCGCGCGGCCTGAACCAGACCGCCGCCCGCCAGGTCGGCCATATCCTCGACGCCAGCAATACGCTGCTCAGCGTCGTCAACGACGTGCTGGACTTCTCGCGGCTGGAGGCCGGCGGGCTCGAGCTGGACCCCGCGCCGTTCGACCCGGCTGCCATGGCTTCGTCCTGCGCGGCCCTGGTCGAGGAGCGGGCCGTCGCCAAGGGTCTGGTTATCAAGGTCAAGACGGGCAGAGGTCTCAAGCCCATGAACCTGGACGGGCCGCGCCTGTCGCAGGTGCTGCTGAACTTCCTGTCCAACGCCGTGAAGTTCACGGCCCATGGCGAAATTACGGTTGCGCTGAGCCAGAAGGTCGAGGACGGCGCGGCGATCCTGCGCGGCGCGGTGACCGACACGGGCATCGGCATCGCGCCCGAGCATCTGGACAACATCTTCGATCGCTTCTCGCAAGCCGACGCGGCCGTCTCGCGGCGGTTCGGCGGCACGGGCCTGGGTCTGGCCATCTCGCGCCGGATCGTCGAGCGGATGGACGGCCAGATCGGCGTCGACAGCGTCGAAGGGCAGGGCTCGACCTTCTGGTTCGAAGTCCGAGGGCCGCTGGCCGAACTCGCCGCGCCCGAGGCGGACGCCGCTCCGCCGCTGGACGGCGAGGCGGGCGTGCGCCTGCTGCTGGTCGAGGACAACGCGGTCAACCGCGAATTGGTCAAAGCCATGCTGGAGCCGTTCGGCGTCGAGGTTGAGACCGCCAATGACGGCGTCGCCGGGGTCGAGGCCATGCGCCAGGGCCAATTCGACCTGGTGCTCATGGACGTTCAGATGCCGGTCATGGACGGCCTGACCGCCACGCGCGAGATCCGGGCCATGGAGGGCGCGCGCGGCGCGGCCACCCCGATCGTGGCCATGACAGCCAACGTCCTGCCCGAACAGATCGCCACCTGCCTGGCGGCGGGCATGGACGACCACCTGGGCAAGCCGATCAATCCGACGAAGTTGCTGGAAGCCG